CGTTATTCTCCTTTTGTCGCGACCGCGTGTTTGCCGCTATTTGTTGCTCTTGCGGGATGCGCCCCGATGCACGACAACCGCCAGGCGTTGGCACAGCAGACGCCCACTTCACACATCGAATCTGCATTACCGGCGGCATTGAAAAACGGTTGGCCGGACAGCCAGTGGTGGCTGGCTTATCATGATCCTCAGTTGAATGCGCTGATTGAAAGTGCGTTAACGCAGGCGCCAGATATGCAGGTGGCTGAACAGCGTATTCAATTAGCGGAGGCGCAGGCCAAAGCCGTTGAAGCGCAGGACGGGCCGCAGGTCGATTTCTCGGCGAATGCAGAACGGCAGAAAATGTCAGCCGAAGGGGTGATGGGGCCCTTTGCCAGTACCGATCCCGCTGCGGGAACGACCGGTCCGTGGTACACCAACGGTACATTTGGGCTTACAGCGGGTTGGAACCTGGATTTGTGGGGGAAGAACCGGGCAGAAGTGACTGCGCGGATTGGCACCGTCAAAGCGCGTGAAGCCGAGCTGGAACAGACCCGTCAACTGCTGGCGAGTGGCGTGACGCGTTTATACTGGGAGTGGCAAACCCAGGCGGCGTTGAGCAACGTGCTAACTGAGATTGAACAAGAGCAAAAAAATATCATTACGGCTGACCGCCAACTGTATCAAAACGGCATTACCTCCTCCGTGGAAGGCGTGGAGACGGACATAGACGACAGCAAAACGCAGCAACAGCTCAATGATGTCGCCGGTAAAATGAAGGTCATTGAGGCAAGGCTGGCGGCGCTAACCCATCGGCAATCCACGCCGCTGACGCTGCATGGTGTTGCGCTGCCGAAGGTGGAAAGCGCGTTACCCGCGCAGTTGGGGTATTCATTGCTGGCTCGTCGTGCGGATCTGCAGGCGGCGCACTGGTACATTGAGTCCTCTCTGGGCAGCGTCGAAGCGGCGAAGGCGGCCTTTTATCCTGATATCAACCTGATGGCCTTCCTGCAACAGGATGCTCTGCACATGAGCGATCTGTTCCGTAGTTCAGCGCAACAAATGGGCGTCACTGCCGGACTGACGCTGCCGATCTTCGA
This Citrobacter enshiensis DNA region includes the following protein-coding sequences:
- the mdtQ gene encoding multidrug resistance outer membrane protein MdtQ, which encodes MNRYSPFVATACLPLFVALAGCAPMHDNRQALAQQTPTSHIESALPAALKNGWPDSQWWLAYHDPQLNALIESALTQAPDMQVAEQRIQLAEAQAKAVEAQDGPQVDFSANAERQKMSAEGVMGPFASTDPAAGTTGPWYTNGTFGLTAGWNLDLWGKNRAEVTARIGTVKAREAELEQTRQLLASGVTRLYWEWQTQAALSNVLTEIEQEQKNIITADRQLYQNGITSSVEGVETDIDDSKTQQQLNDVAGKMKVIEARLAALTHRQSTPLTLHGVALPKVESALPAQLGYSLLARRADLQAAHWYIESSLGSVEAAKAAFYPDINLMAFLQQDALHMSDLFRSSAQQMGVTAGLTLPIFDSGRLNANLDIARVQSNLSIANYNKAVVDAVNDVTRAASQVETMAAKNQQQQQIEHDAQRVVGLAQARFNAGIIAGSRVSQAKIPALREYCNGLILQGQWLDASVQLTSALGGGYHTT